A section of the Verrucomicrobium sp. GAS474 genome encodes:
- a CDS encoding 50S ribosomal protein L11 methyltransferase, which yields MSSTPPPPLPSAHWVWTRPVSPKWIDAWLERLAFVGADRLTVVEKPGGRLARLEAWPKTEAEGKKLVRHFGGRLRKLPVAAWLAKATETKPMKFGKNLVILPEETDAKPPKAPQDPSGPALLRIPAGLAFGTGQHATTGMILRELAARPRDSWQGLRVLDAGTGSGILALAMRVLGAVQVDAFDYDPQAIKTAKANERRNFAKAAIAWAEVDVQRWKPPVRYDVICANLFSDLLITQAPVFARALKPQGLLLLSGILKDQVADVEKAFAKAGFRLDQKKAKGKWNMLRWTRAKAK from the coding sequence TCGAGCGCCTCGCCTTCGTCGGGGCCGACCGCCTCACCGTCGTCGAGAAGCCCGGCGGCCGCCTCGCCCGCCTCGAGGCGTGGCCGAAGACCGAGGCCGAGGGGAAGAAACTCGTCCGCCACTTCGGCGGCCGCCTGCGGAAGCTTCCCGTCGCCGCCTGGCTCGCCAAGGCGACCGAGACGAAGCCGATGAAATTCGGCAAGAACCTCGTCATCCTCCCCGAGGAAACCGACGCGAAGCCGCCCAAGGCACCCCAAGACCCGTCGGGCCCCGCCCTCCTCCGCATCCCCGCCGGGCTCGCCTTCGGCACCGGCCAGCACGCCACCACGGGGATGATCCTCCGGGAACTCGCCGCCCGCCCCCGCGACTCGTGGCAGGGCCTCCGCGTCCTCGACGCCGGGACCGGCAGCGGCATCCTCGCCCTCGCCATGCGCGTCCTCGGCGCCGTCCAGGTCGACGCCTTCGATTACGATCCCCAGGCGATCAAGACCGCCAAGGCCAACGAGCGCCGCAACTTCGCCAAGGCCGCCATCGCCTGGGCCGAGGTCGACGTCCAGCGGTGGAAACCCCCCGTCCGCTACGACGTCATCTGCGCCAACCTCTTCAGCGACCTCCTCATCACCCAGGCCCCCGTCTTCGCCCGGGCCCTGAAGCCGCAGGGGCTCCTCCTCCTGAGCGGCATCCTCAAGGACCAGGTCGCCGACGTGGAGAAGGCCTTCGCCAAGGCCGGGTTCCGCCTCGATCAAAAGAAGGCGAAGGGGAAGTGGAACATGCTCCGCTGGACCCGGGCGAAGGCGAAATAA